TCCTCCACCATGTCCTGCTTCTGTCTCTCCTGCAGGGCCATCTTCTGTTTTTTGATTTGCTGAAGTATCTGAAAACAGAAACAGGGAAGTCAGAGTTCCCTTATGATGCAAAATTGATAGCTTCAGAATAGCTGGAACCTTTCTGTAAACTATGCAGACATCTTCTATAGATCTGCTATAGAACTAACATGTACACCGACTGCTTagtagacagactgacagacagacagacagatgatgtaaagtgtaaaagtacaaTGCTACCGTCCCTCacaaatacacaatatgtccaaaggtttgtggacactcttttaatgaatgcacatacacagcttgtctagtccctatagagaagtattgccaatagaacaggactctctgaagcagataagcatgaacctattggcacctatcctaatgccaggtgtgggctaaagggctataaagccccccagtactgagctgtggaactgtgttctctggaatgatggggctccatccaatacttttgggatgaggtggcctgaccttactaatgctcttatcgAGACAATAACTCTACTAATGAACATGGgcctactatatatatatatatatatatatatatatatagagagagagagagagagagagagaggggtcaCTGATACTGTTCCAAGATTTGGTTTGTTGCTCTTCATTCTGATAGAATACTCCCATCAACGACTACTACAcctaccaccccccccccaaatcacCACTAACACCATTCCTACTAATACTACCAAATATAATACTACCATAACTACTTATACAACCATCATctcctactgtgtgtgtgtgtgttcactaccacagatgggtaaaatgagAAGAGCAGTAACAAATGTAagaacagtgacaaatatgtgtaCCTTCACCTTTACTacgaccaccaccaccacaatcaCTAAAACTAatgctatttatttgtattcTGAAGCAAAAGAATAATTGAATATTTCTACGCTGCTAAGTagcattttccatttttatatGTCAAATTGTTATATGCCAGTAGCCATTTCATTTGTTTTGGGAAACATAAAAGAGGGTCTACTTGAGTGTCTTCATTTAGTCGTGTGTATTCACAGCATTACAATGCCACCAATTTTCTTCATCATAAGGATTTGTTCTATTGTTGACTGCAGGTGGTGCTGTTTGTGGCTGAGGCCTTACCTGCTTGTTTGTAAGGGGTCTCCTTTGTTTCCACAGAGGCAGTTTTCTCCTTTAGCCCTGTATGTAGTttgtgagagaatgagaaacTAACCTTTACCAACTTATagcaaataaaatgtataacatTTTTGTGTCCTGAACACTCGATTGACCAATCAGTGCTGCGCCCACAAATGTGCAGTTTTTTCCTTAATGCTGCCAGAAATTCCATGCAACATATTGTGCAACTGTTATAACACTAACAGTTGAcatttgatatatatttttttcattttattttaagttataTATTCTTAGCTTTTTAGaccctaaaaaaacaaaaaatgtaaatcaatataataataataataataataataataataacaataataaaacaatatttaaaaaatgacccATCAGGCAAAGCCTCAGGAAAACCTCAACTGCAAACGTGCTTTTGATGGACCGGTGGTCGTTATTAAGTGAATAAGATGAACTGTAATTTGGTGGAAGCGCAGGTATTGGGAAATCTGGGAGGCACTCTTGGAATGCCTCTGGTCCAATCACACTGAGCTGTCTGAACCACCTGTGGTATAATGGAAACAAGAcctttgtgggtggagcattgACGGGTCGACTGGACATTTCTGAATAACCTATTAACCATACACTGGCACacaatggacacacacacacacacacacacacacacacacacacacacacacacacacacacacacttcatgacTGACTAGGGTGCTTCCTAGTGCTGAATCttatgtgagagagtgaggaaagAAAGACAACCAGCTTCCCAGTCCAAGTCAACTTTATTGCCATCCCCTCTCACCACAGAAATGATCTGTATAAGAACCCCATGAGCCCAAACAGAACGAGCGGCAGAACATAACAAACGCAATAATAAATACGAGTAGGTGGATACTTACAGAAGCCCACGTTACTTTTAAAGCACTGTCAAGTAATTTCTTTGTGTCGTTTGACATATGATTAAAACAGAGAGTTGTGAGGTGAAGGTACAGCACAGAGCGAGAAGCATAAGCAACTTTACTGGGAGTCAAAACCACAAATGTAGTGTTTATCACTTATGCCTGATAGAGTTATCTATTGGCTTCAGTCTGTGAAAAATGTGAAGAAAGACTAAGGTTTTGATCTACTAGCTAAAAGTAACGATGCAGCACAAGAGTCAATGGGGCAGCCAGAATTCTGTACATCGCCAATGTTTAGAGTTTATCAAAGACTTTACCCCCTAACTTACGATCAAACCTAAATTCAGCTGGTAAACTGCAGCTACAGCACTTTACTGGCAAAATttacacagcaaaaacaaaactcAGAAACACTACAAGGGTCAATATTATCAGTCAACCAATGTATCAATCAGGTCCGAAACAATACAACAGTTTTCCATAAACAAAACTTAAAATCAACAGTTTTATAAAACCACGTAAAACCTGGCATATTTGTCAAATACaattacagaaaataaaaagtataaatactCCTAATCCAaaatgactgaataattcaaGAAATGCTCCAGTTTTGAAAGACTGGTTTGACCTGGACTTTCCAGGCACAGTTTGGTATCACAGTTTACCACTCCCGGGCTATTTAAACAATACCTCCAGTACTTTTTAACTAAAAATCTTAACTAAAAATTTttagttatatataataaatcttatctaaaaatcttttttccccactataACAGCATTCAGATTCAGAGTGGCAAGTTTGTAAAACAACAGGTAATGTCAAGATAACACTGGGATGAGTGTATGTCTGTACATACCATGCCCTTATTATACCCTACAAAATACTGCCATTACTACAATAATACAACACCTGTAACATCAATAATAAAACACCTATAACATCAAAATGACTCATTTAGTTCAACCAAGACAAGCACCAGAAAATATGAGGAGGAACTTTTAAGATGACATTTACTCACTGAACAAaaacagcataaaaaaaaaaaaagtagggtGTTATCATCAGTGTGATAAAAGTGACTCAGTAATGAAGTCCATAAAATAAACTCCACTAAAAGTTTCACTTCAGAACAATCATTTaaaatttacattaaaataaaaggtATGTACCTGTCTTTTCTTTACATTCACTGTATTTAGAAATCATTCAGATCCCTTCTCATGTTCCTTTCCCTTTTTTACTCTAAACAAGTtccaatgattttttttttatcaaacaaAGTATTCTATTATAAAAGGCATACTCAGGTTTCCCAAACctaaaatataataacataaataaaataccaCATACGCAAGTATTCTTACACATAGCCAGAGTTGATATGagttacatatatttatatgaagATAATCCTGACTGACTAGGTCGGAAAATGGCCCTACGGCGACACTCCCCTTCCAAACTGAAAGACTTTCTGGGAGGTTCTGCAGAAATATAATGGATATAATTCCCCAAAATCCAGGGACACCAAGCTTGTAGCATCATGCCCAAGACTGATCATCTTATTAAGTATTTCAGTACTGAACATATACTTAAGGGTAGTAAAACTTTCCAACATTCAGTTTATAGTTTTAACTTACGTATTTAGGCTTTTTGAGTTTATCATTTCTTTGCAGACGAATGTGAACTgaattaaagcagcaatatggaaAATTGGACCGTCAGACCGTCTATTCTCCATATTACAGTCAGCGGACCATCAACATGATTTCAAAgcaggtaaaaatgctacataatgttgctttaaatgaatgcatttaagtAATCCTGTAATAATGAGGTGATGGGATCTGAGAATACAtgctaaataaaaaagaaaatcacgtCAAAAATCCTAAGAAACAAACCTCTGCTGTTTGACAGGCTGACATCATTTCACGAAGGCTGTAACCAACAACAAAACACTAATTACACCACAATTACAACACTAATCAAGCATGACAAGCAATACTTGATTAAAAGTTTTCTATGTccttaatattatatattaaacaaaacaaCCGCCCCAACCACTCCACTACCTTTTATTACTGTACTCCAACCAACACAGGCTATGAGAATGCTGACACCCGCTCAAGCCTTCGCCCAAAGACCTTAACACAAGTGTGATCTACACTGTACTTTACTGCATTAGGTCTACATGTACAGTATATTCAGGCTCAGAATTAGTCGAGATCTTGTCATAGCTTTAGGTTCATGCAAGATCTAAGATCCACCGATAACATCCTTAAACCTTAGATCTTTCATGTCCAAGTAGGTTTAAGCCAAGTCTCTTTAATCCCTCTTTGACTCATTTGAACCAGGTTCTTTCCAACCTTACAAGCTTTATTTTATCTTGGTAGAGCTTTCCAGGTCTCATCATTTCCTGTTCTTCCTGATTGAAGATTTCAGCAGACCCCTGGTAGATACCTTCTCCTCTTTGCCGTTCTTTTCATCAGCCTTCTCTTTTACTCTGTcagtcttcttctcttctttttccttGGTGTGcctttctttttctgctttctccttttccttctcagCCTTTTCTTTAGCCAGTCTCTCTTTTTCAGCCCTTTCTTTAGCCAGTCTCTCCTTTTCAGCCCTTTCTTTAGCCAGTCTCTCCTTTTCAGCCTTTTCCTTTGCCAGTCTTTCTTGTTCTGCTCTTTCTTTTTCGGCCTTTTCTTTAgccagtctctctttctctgccttttctttAGCCAGTCTCTCCTTTTCAGCCTTTTCTTTAgccagtctctctttctctgccttttctttagccagtctctctttctctgccttttctttagccagtctctctttttctgccttttctttAGCCAGCCTCTCTTTTTCTGCTTGTTCTTTAGCCAGTCTCTCCTTTTCTGCCTTTTCTTTAGCCAGCCTTTCCCTTTcggctctctccttttctgcCTTTTCTTTAGCTAGCCTTTCCCTTTcggctctctccttttctgcCTTTTCTTTAGCCAGCCTTTCCCTTTcggctctctccttttctgcCTTTTCTTTAGCCAGCCTTTCCCTTTcggctctctccttttctgcCTTTTCTTTAGCCAGCCTTTCCCTTTcggctctctccttttctgcCTTTTCTTTAGCTAGCCTTTCCCTTTcggctctctccttttctgccttttctttagccagtctctctttttctgcttGTTCTTTAGccagtctctctttttctgccttttctttagccagtctctctttttctgcttGTTCTTTGGCTAGCCTTTCTCTTTcggctctctccttttctgccttttctttagccagtctctctttttctgcttGTTCTTTAGccagtctctctttttctgccttttctttagccagtctctctttttctgcttGTTCTTTGGCTAGCCTTTCTCTTTcggctctctccttttctgccttttctttagccagtctctctttttctgcttGTTCTTTGGCTAGCCTTTCTCTTTCGGCTCTCTCCTTTTCGGCCTTTTCTTTAGccagtctctctttttctgcttGTTCTTTAGccagtctctctttttctgccttttctttagccagtctctctttttctgcttGTTCTTTGGCTAGCCTTTCTCTTTcggctctctccttttctgccttttctttagccagtctctctttttctgcttGTTCTTTAGccagtctctctttttctgccttttctttagccagtctctctttttctgcttGTTCTTTAGCCAGTCTCTCCTTTTCTGCCTTTTCTTTAGccagtctctctttttctgctttttctttAGCTAGCTTTTCTGCCTTCTCTTTTTCTGCTTTCTCTTTTGCTATCCTCTCCTTTTCAGCTTTCTCCTTTTCCGCCTTTTCTTTGGCAAGTCGTTCTTGCTCAGCTTTCTCTCTGGCCTCCTTTTCCTTGGCTAATCGTTCTTCGTGCTCTCGTGCCTCAGCCTGCTCTTTGGCTTTCTTAGCAGTGAGGGTGGCTtgcctctcctcttcctctcgaGCCAGAATGGTACGGACCTCTGCCAGTGCTAGCTTAGCGATCTTCTTAGCCTCAATCTTCTCATGGATCATCCGAAGCTGCTCCTTTAGAGCAGACTTCAGCTTTTGCCCAATTTCTCTGGTGGAGGGTTCTAGATATAGATCAGGAAACAATGCTCAATTTGGAAAAGCTAATTACCTCTTTCCATGCAAGAATGTAGCTCACGCTCATGAACAGAGTTAGCGTTCACACAAAGCCATCTCAACAACCAGCAGAGCGACCTTTGTGTCCTTTAATCTCATTCATGTGACTCATGTGCCACATCAGGAACCAAATATGTGTGTCAAAACATTTCCTGTGGGTCTCAGGCCACTCAACTGTTtgcatgttaatattaatatttttatattaataatattattaattgaAAAGTTTTTTTCTTCCTATGCTAACTCATCTAGGCCCTGGTAGGTgatgggaagaaaaaaaaaatctaatgtcTAAAAGGATTTCTTTACAATTCTTACAACCATGTAACACCTCAAAACCAGTACTCCAAACTAATAACACAGTTAAATGAATAGATAAATGGGGTCTTAGAAACTACCGTGGCAAATGTTAAAAAATCCAAAAGTTTTGTATAGTTGCgagaattaaataaatagtttttaaTTTTTCATAATAATGACTAGATATAAATCATTGCCAGGCCCTAAACAAGTTGTTGTAGAACAGCTGATTAGTATTTTTCATTCGATATGTTAGTGCAACCACAGTTTTCCCCAAAAGTCCTTAATTCCTTCAAAAAACGATGTGCAGTGATGAGCTTTCGGATCTGCACTCCAAACAGCCATACAAACCAAGCCTCGATCACACTCATACGCACAGCTCATGCCAAGTACCTTTACTTCCCTCCTCTTCCTTTTGATTTTCCACTTCTTTATGCTTTTCAACTGCAGCGAGAGTGGAGGCAGAGAACATCAGTAGAGACTACAGACCGATTCTGAATAAGAACATTAATACAGCAGTCTGTCTAAAGCTTTCTACAGGTCATAAGGTTAAAGAATTACTCAACAAAATGTCACACACTGCAACTTCCcaatttcttacatttctaaattCACATTAAATCGTCTCCTGATAAGATCCATCAGCGTACATCTACACGTTCACGTAATTACCTAATCAGCCAACTATGTGGCAACAGTGCAGTACgaaaaatcatgcagatacaggccagAAACCAAGCAGGATGGAGAGAATGTGATCATGGTGTGATTGTTGGTGTCCGATAGGGTGGCGGATACATCAGAATGTACAACAAGTCCAAACTGATGAACTCCAAAAGCAGAAGACCACGATGGGTTCCTCTAccgtcagccaagaacagaaagctgaggctgcagtaggcACAGGCTCAGCAAAACTAGGCAGTTGAGGAAAGGAGAAACGGAGCCAGGTCTGATGATTCTTGATTTGGTCCATGCCAGAGCACAACTGCCTCCACCCAACGCCATGCTTTTCGCGTCTGGGGCATGCTTTCACTCTCACAATGTGGCTTTTTGGGTTGAAGAAACGTGGCGCTACCCACTCTGCATGCACAGAGATGCATGTTTACTCTAGAATCATGTTCTGTATGTTCGTACTGCATGCATAAGAACGCAGCATCACTGGCGAGTTTCGTGCACTACATGTGTACCGTGCCCAAGTCCAACTCTTCAAGTAAACAAGTAGATCACACTAGTTAAATGACTTGCGCTTTGGGAGGGAAACTTGGGCATGGTACAGATCACCTAGAGAAACTACACCTTAACAGAACATCTTGGAAATGTGCTAGAATCGGAAAATTGCAGCATGTGAAAATCTTTATTGCCTAATGCAATCATGCCAACATTAACCAGAATCTTAAAGGAACGTGTTCAACATTATGTGGAAGAAATTAGGCTGTTTTGAAAGTAAAGGGGGGACCTGACCCAGTATTAGTTTCTAGTACACTGCCCGGTGAGTGTACCTATGGCTGCTAGAGATGCAGTAACCACAGATCATTTTAGAGTGATGACAGTTCACTTTGACTCTATTCCAGGTCTTCAACTTCTTTCCGGTACTGAATCTTTGTATCATTTTTGACAGTCTATCCACATTACTGACTGTAATTCCCACTTTGTCCCCAAGGGGGCAGGGTAATTTAAGACATGTTTCGTTtgcatgctaaaaaaaaataaaaaataagaacaACAGACCAATCAAACACATCAACAGTTCAATTATTCACCAGTGATCAAGAAACTGGATTCGAGGTCTGTAGTTGAAGACCACTGGTGTAATCTTATCGTCATTAGATTACACCTCTTATTAGCCAGGTTTTTAGACTAGACGTTAGATTAGTCATGCTGTTTGAGCAGCATCGTTTCAGACTGCAAGGCAAGTGTAAATCAGCAGCGCTGACACAACGGCAAATCACCAACCAAAGCACACATCCAGACAATATTGGGAGAATCATGACTACTACTATAATCCGGCACACTTTGCCATTCCTCTGCACCATATGCCTCATTTTTCAGTCAGTCAAACAGCTCTACAGCCAGAGTACAGCCATTTCTGAAGTATCTGCAGCTAGCAATTCGGAGTAAAAAGGAAGCAGGGTCACCACAGTCATGTAAGAGAAACCTTAAATACCTTTACTTGCACTTTTTTTCTTAGTGGTCACAGGAGCTTTCTctgattcagaagaaacaaacagTTATTAGATTTGTGACGGACAGTTCATGCATGAGGATGTACGCAATACACATCCGCCCatatacgtacacacacacacccacacccacacccacacccacacagtaACCAAGTGTCTGGTTCAACTGCCCTCTTCAGAAAACAAGAACAGCGATCACGCAAATGGTGATCACCCACACGAACACGCACACATTTGGCATCCTTGGCAAACATGCTGCTGCCATCTATAGCAGGGGTGTCAAACACGCCAAGAGAGATAAGACACGTCTATGTATGGGTCACTGAGATGACGTAGAAggcattttttaaatgatctgaATATGCATGGAAGCAGTTCTACAGCATACTTCTTTGCCCACCAGCTTCTGACAAGGTTTCTGTACATTTGTGACCTCCACTGGACTACACATGCTATGGTAAGATAGGATAAGATACTGGTCAGGAAATCACAGTTAAGGTTTTCTCCACAAATCATTCAGTCCTAATAGACAGAGGGACAGATATACCAACAGGCCGTGATatatagatacactatatggacaaaagtattgggacacctgcttatttatggtttcttctgaaatgtagggtattaaaaagtgtcCATCTTGTATTTGATAGAGTAACGGTCTCTACAGTCCAAAGAAGGCTTTGGATGTATTtgttatcccaaaagtattgcatggagcatccatagaacacagttccactgctccaaagctcaacGTCCCTCTATCCCACGCCCGGcgctagaccagctgtgtgtgtggatttgcacatctccgtcagcaatgtgtgcaacttaaagtagctgaatgcattcattagagggggtgttcacaaacatttggacatagtgtaaaTCTAATTCACTGATCTTTAGAGAACTTCGATTGCCTATTCCCCCATTGTATGTCacagagaaggtaaaaaaactccttaactttcaatggaagccaatgtaaaaagattggcttccattgaaaatattataataatattggtTCATTTAGAGTGATATTTTGacacaatttaaagaacaactgccagattgaaATTACGTCAAAaagtaatgtaatgtttttgcaggacagcggTGATATGCTAATACAAGCTTCGGTGTATTGTAACAGCACCACGTGGGTATATGTTTGACACCCCTGATCCAAAAGGAACTACTCTACAAGAAATTCGATGCAGACTGTGTCCCCGGCGAAGTACCTTGAACAGGGCTTTTATTTCTTGGTATATCCACAGAGTCTTCAGGTTCGAATGGAGAAAATGCTAACAGCAATAAAAGAACACTAATGTAATCCACAACTACCAGACCATCCTGATGTTTTTTAGACTTCATCCAGCTGAAGTCTACAGATATCTCTCATTTGTACAATGTAGCAATAATAGAAAGCTATACACCCCACCATCAGGCTCTGGTTAGCTCCACAACCCACAACAAACAAGGATCAACACCACTACAGACATTACAGCATCCTCTCCAATCCTGAGCTCTAACAAACCTGACACTTTACATTCAAATGcgcgcaaatgcacacacacacacacacacacacacacacacacacacacacacacacacacacacacacgagggAGGTGAACATTTCAACTGTCCGGAACATTCCATGCATTCTCACAAGAAGCCGATTCATACCAAGAT
This portion of the Salminus brasiliensis chromosome 9, fSalBra1.hap2, whole genome shotgun sequence genome encodes:
- the LOC140562010 gene encoding uncharacterized protein; translated protein: MASLPGCCKGDVSVHNLSADAFADEASDWLKSFLAFLCDALAQCEGGEDGERVVVEERGADGSSMFAKDAKCVRVRVASESEKAPVTTKKKSASKEPSTREIGQKLKSALKEQLRMIHEKIEAKKIAKLALAEVRTILAREEEERQATLTAKKAKEQAEAREHEERLAKEKEAREKAEQERLAKEKAEKEKAEKERIAKEKAEKEKAEKLAKEKAEKERLAKEKAEKERLAKEQAEKERLAKEKAEKERLAKEQAEKERLAKEKAEKERAERERLAKEQAEKERLAKEKAEKERLAKEQAEKERLAKEKAEKERAERERLAKEQAEKERLAKEKAEKERAERERLAKEQAEKERLAKEKAEKERLAKEQAEKERLAKEKAEKERAERERLAKEQAEKERLAKEKAEKERLAKEQAEKERLAKEKAEKERAERERLAKEKAEKERAERERLAKEKAEKERAERERLAKEKAEKERAERERLAKEKAEKERAERERLAKEKAEKERAERERLAKEKAEKERLAKEQAEKERLAKEKAEKERLAKEKAEKERLAKEKAEKERLAKEKAEKERLAKEKAEKERLAKEKAEKERAEQERLAKEKAEKERLAKERAEKERLAKERAEKERLAKEKAEKEKEKAEKERHTKEKEEKKTDRVKEKADEKNGKEEKVSTRGLLKSSIRKNRK